In Nicotiana tabacum cultivar K326 chromosome 17, ASM71507v2, whole genome shotgun sequence, one DNA window encodes the following:
- the LOC107771200 gene encoding acidic endochitinase P precursor → MEFSGSPLTLFCCVFFLFLTGSLAQGIGSIVTNDLFNEMLKNRNDGRCPANGFYTYDAFIAAANSFPGFGTSGDDTARRKEIAAFFGQTSHETTGGSLSAEPFTGGYCFVRQNDQSDRYYGRGPIQLTNQNNYEKAGNAIRQDLVNNPDLVATDATISFKTAIWFWMTPQDNKPSSHDVIIGSWTPSAADQSANRAPGYGVITNIINGGIECGVGPNAAVEDRIGYYRRYCGMLNVAPGDNLDCYNQRNFAQG, encoded by the exons ATGGAGTTTTCTGGATCACCACTGACATTGTTTTGTTGTGTGTTTTTCCTGTTCCTAACAGGGAGCTTGGCACAAGGCATTGGCTCAATTGTAACGAATGACTTGTTCAACGAGATGCTGAAGAATAGGAACGACGGTAGATGTCCTGCCAATGGCTTCTATACTTATGATGCATTCATAGCTGCTGCCAATTCCTTTCCTGGTTTTGGAACTAGTGGTGATGATACTGCCCGTAGGAAAGAAATTGCTGCCtttttcggtcaaacttctcatgAAACTACAG GTGGTTCCCTGAGTGCAGAACCTTTTACAGGAGGATATTGCTTTGTTAGGCAAAATGACCAGAGTGACAGATATTATGGTAGAGGACCCATCCAATTGACAAA CCAAAATAACTATGAGAAAGCTGGAAATGCAATTAGACAAGACCTAGTTAACAACCCAGATTTAGTAGCTACAGATGCTACTATATCATTCAAAACAGCTATATGGTTCTGGATGACACCACAGGATAATAAGCCATCAAGCCACGACGTTATCATCGGTAGTTGGACTCCGTCCGCCGCTGATCAGTCGGCGAATCGAGCACCTGGTTACGGTGTAATTACCAACATTATTAACGGTGGAATTGAATGTGGCGTAGGTCCGAATGCCGCAGTGGAAGATCGAATTGGATACTACAGGAGGTATTGTGGTATGTTGAATGTTGCTCCTGGGGACAACTTGGACTGTTACAACCAAAGGAACTTCGCCCAAGGCTAG